Part of the Paenibacillus aurantius genome, GGCCGTTGTCAACCAGAATCTCGACGATTTCCCCTTTGATTTCGGCTTCGATCTCGTTCATCAGCTTCATTGCTTCCACGATGCAGACGACCGTCTTCTCCCTTACCTTGCTGCCTTTGTTAACATAAACCGCGGCATCAGGAGACGGGGCGGAATAGAAGGTCCCGACCATAGGAGAAACGATCTTATGTAGGTTGGAGGTGTCGGCGGCTGGTGCGGCCGCAGGTGCGCTCTCCGGCTGTACGGACGGGCTTGGCTGAGGAGCGGGTGCCGCCGCAGGATGAGCCTGGTATACGGGTTGAGGGGGTACGGAAGAAACAAAAACCGATTCGGTTGTATTGGGTTTACGAATGAACAGCCTCGAGCCTTCATTCTGAATTTCCAGCTCCTGAAGAGAGGATTGATCAACCAGCTTGATCAATTCCTTGATTTCACTAAGTTTAAACATCAACGATTTTCACTCCTTTAGAGGTTGAGTGCCCCCGGCTTAGGCCGCCCGGCGGGACATCAATGCGACGTTAGTATTATAACACATAGAATAGAAATGGAAAGAGCCCGGCTTTTGGCGGACTCTTTTCGTAAAACATCTCTATGGGAACTACTGCATGGCCTGAACGGAGACCTTCTCCGGTCCTACATTCAGTTCGCTCATGACGAGATCGATAATGCTGAGCGCTTGGCTTCTTTCAAGCTTGTTCGTTTGAACGATGACCTTCCACTTGCTCTCTTCCTTGGTCAGAAGCGCTTGAGCGTAATCCTTCGAGAGTACCTCTTCGATATGGGACTGCTTGGCTTCCTGCTGCTCCAGCTTGCTCATGTCGTCATAGGCCTTGGCAATGGTATCGCTGCTGTTCTTGGTGTCGTTAATGATGGCGAGAAGCTTCCCGGTCTGCTCGGCAAGATCATCCGACCGTTTGAGCTGCTGCTGGATGATGTAATCCGCACCGGACTTGGCGGAGGCTTGGGACTCGAGCTGCGAGATCACCTGAGCGTCGGTCGCTTTGGCATCGGTCGATTTGTTGTCTTTGGGAGCGGCGCTTGCTTGAGGCTGGGTCTTTCCGCTATCCGTGGGCTTCGGAGAAGCTTTGCCGCTGTCCGTTGGCTGAGGGGAGGCTTTGCCGCCTTCCGTAGGCTGTGGGGAAACCGGCTTGGGTTCGGACCGGGGATCGGCTGGCTTTGCATCCGTTTTGGAGGAATCCGTCTTGACCGCTCCAGCCGCTTCCGTTCCGCCGACCGCCTTGTCCTTGCCTCCGGCAGGATCTTCTTGGGTTGTTACTTTAACATCCTCTTGGTGGGTGGCATCCGACGCGACATCCAGCTTGTTGACATCTTCGGTAAACAGGTAGTACGCCGACAGGACCACCATTAAGCTGAGCATGGAGACCAGCCAGATCGTTTGTCTTTTCGTGTTCATTTCCTTTTCCTCCTTAAGGGTAATGGAATGGGTTCTACTGCTTGCGGGGAGCCACCGAGATTCGGTTGGAGGGGACATCCAGCCCCCGTTCCACGGCTTCCACGAGTAGCTTTTTGACCGTTAAATTTTCGGCCCCTCGCGCCACAATCAGCACCCCTCTAATCTTGGGCTTGATGGACTTCACGATAACGGGAGTCTGGCTGCCGGAGACTTCGTACAGGACCACCTCCCCGCTTCGGGTCACATCGGTCACGCGGCGGTTCGCCCCTTCTTTATCCTGCTCGTTGGTGGACTGCTGGGTTTCCTTGGTGTTCTTCTCCACCACGGTTTCCTCCGTCGAATCAATCTGAACCATCACTTCCACTTCTCCTACGCCGACGATTTTCTGAAGAATATCCCGAAGCTGGGTTTCGTAAGCCTGCTCATATTCCCGGAAAGGCGACTTGTCCTTGGAGGCCGAGCCCAGAGTCTGCTTGGCGTCCGAGGGATCGGGAGAGGCACGGCTCGTGCTGATCGGATCGATCTTCTTTACCTCGATAAAGGAATTCATGATCATCAGGCCGGCGCCGATAAGACCGATAAGGAGCAGCCAGCGGAAGGTTTGGATCCGCTTCGCGCCTCCCGGGCCGCCGCCCAGCCACTGTTCCATTTTTTTGAAGAAGCTGCCCAATCGGACTTCCCTCCTTATTCGGACGGCCGGCTGCCGACCTGAATCCGATTTGCGGGAATTTGCCACTCCCGTTCTATGAAAGCTTTGATTTTGGCGACATCCGCCGGATCGGTCTTCTCCCCGCTCGGGGATGTTGAGGATGGCGGAGGCGTCCGGCCCGGACGGATCTCGATGATGACCGGCTGAACCGGTTCAACCGGTTTCATGGTCCTGCCCGCTTCGGGGCTTTTCTCCCCTCCTTGAGCTCCCCCCGGCTTAAGCCACACTTGAACCGACTTGATTTCCATCCGGTTGGCGTCATTCAGCTCCGCCGCAGAGGTCACCTCCGCTACACGGAGGTTCAAGCTCCGCTCGATCCCCGCCTGAATCGAACCGGAGAGTTGGG contains:
- the accB gene encoding acetyl-CoA carboxylase biotin carboxyl carrier protein, producing MFKLSEIKELIKLVDQSSLQELEIQNEGSRLFIRKPNTTESVFVSSVPPQPVYQAHPAAAPAPQPSPSVQPESAPAAAPAADTSNLHKIVSPMVGTFYSAPSPDAAVYVNKGSKVREKTVVCIVEAMKLMNEIEAEIKGEIVEILVDNGQLVEYGQPLFLVKPE
- a CDS encoding SpoIIIAH-like family protein, producing MNTKRQTIWLVSMLSLMVVLSAYYLFTEDVNKLDVASDATHQEDVKVTTQEDPAGGKDKAVGGTEAAGAVKTDSSKTDAKPADPRSEPKPVSPQPTEGGKASPQPTDSGKASPKPTDSGKTQPQASAAPKDNKSTDAKATDAQVISQLESQASAKSGADYIIQQQLKRSDDLAEQTGKLLAIINDTKNSSDTIAKAYDDMSKLEQQEAKQSHIEEVLSKDYAQALLTKEESKWKVIVQTNKLERSQALSIIDLVMSELNVGPEKVSVQAMQ
- the spoIIIAG gene encoding stage III sporulation protein AG, which gives rise to MEQWLGGGPGGAKRIQTFRWLLLIGLIGAGLMIMNSFIEVKKIDPISTSRASPDPSDAKQTLGSASKDKSPFREYEQAYETQLRDILQKIVGVGEVEVMVQIDSTEETVVEKNTKETQQSTNEQDKEGANRRVTDVTRSGEVVLYEVSGSQTPVIVKSIKPKIRGVLIVARGAENLTVKKLLVEAVERGLDVPSNRISVAPRKQ
- the spoIIIAF gene encoding stage III sporulation protein AF, with protein sequence MSWLSGWLKELIVIIMLASFVDLLLPSRSMERYVKTVISLFILLVLLSPVFKLFQTGWDPDKLIPTAESSQKALTVGGRVTDGGMQELSAILEQADKLKETNAAQAKRLVETQLSGSIQAGIERSLNLRVAEVTSAAELNDANRMEIKSVQVWLKPGGAQGGEKSPEAGRTMKPVEPVQPVIIEIRPGRTPPPSSTSPSGEKTDPADVAKIKAFIEREWQIPANRIQVGSRPSE